CCGGATGCCGCGAGGCCGTGCGCGACCACGCGCTGCATGAGCAGCGGATCGATGTTGCCGCCCGACAGGAGCGCGACCGTCGGCCCCGATCCGACCACCTGGCCCGACAGGATGGCGGCGACCGAGACCGCGCCGGCGGGCTCCACCACGAGCTTCGCGCGCTCGAGCAGCACGAGCAGCGCGCGTGCGATGTCGTCGTCGGAGACCGTGACGACCTCGTCCACCGCCTCGCGGATGATGTCGAAGTTCAGCACGCCCGGACGGTAGACGGCGATGCCGTCGGCGATCGTCGGCACCACCGGCACGGGGACCGGCTCCCCCGCCGCCAGCGAGGGCACGTACGGTGCCGCGTTGCGCGCCTGCACGCCGATCACCCGGATCGTGCGCCCGAGCTCGGCAGCGCGCTGCTTCGCGGCGCTGGCGACGCCGGAGGCGAGCCCCCCGCCGCCGATCGGCACGATGATGGTCTCGACGTCGGGCGCCTGCTCGAGGATCTCGAGGCCGAGGGTGCCCTGCCCGGCGATCACGTCGGGGTGGTCGTACGGGGGGATGACGACGGCGCCGGTCTCACGGGCGAAGGCGGATGCCGCGGCGAGCGTCTCGGCGATCTCCCCGCCCTCGAGCACGACGTCGGCGCCGTACGCCTTGGTCGCCTCGAGCTTCGGCAGCGCGACGCCGACCGGCATGAAGATCGTGGCGCGGATGCCGAGCTCACGGGCCGCGTAGGCGACGCCCTGGGCGTGGTTGCCGGCCGATGCGGCCACGACGCCGCGCGCCTGCTCCTCGGGCGTCAGCTGGGAGATGCGGTGGTACGCGCCGCGGAGCTTGTACGACCCCGTGCGCTGCAGGTTCTCGCACTTCAGGTGCACGTCGACGCCGAGCCGCGCCGCGAGGAAGCGGGAGGTCTCCATGGGCGTGCGCCGGGCCACCCTGCTCACCTGCGCCGCGGCGGCCTCGAACGCGGCGAGGTCGGGGCCGGGGAAGCGCGCCCCCGTGGCATCCGCCTGCTCGTCGTGCCCTTCGGCCGCGTGCACCGGGCCGTCGCGATGGTCGACGGGCATGGTCATTTCGTGTTCCGCTTCCTTCGAGTGAATCCCCGCACCTCCTGCGGCACGGTCGTCCACAGCGGCGACCGGATCGTGGCGGGCGGGGGAGCCTGATTCTTCCACACGCCGCTGGACACGTAGAGCACCATGACGTTGGCCACGGCTGCGACCGGCACCGCGAACAGGGCTCCGGGGATGCCCGCGAGCAGCGACCCGGTGGCGACCGCGACGACGACGCCGAGCGGATGCACCTTGACGGCGGTGCCCATGATGAGCGGCTGCAGCACGTGGCCCTCGATCTGCTGCACGAGCAGCACGACCCCGAGCATGAGCAGTGCGATGACCCAGCCGTTGTAGACCAGCGCGACGAACACCGCCAGCGCCCCGGTCACGATCGCGCCGACGAACGGCACGAACGAGCCGAGGAAGACGAGGATGCCGATGGGGATCGCGAGCGGCACGCCGAGCAGGAACGCGCCGGTGGCGATGCCGATCGCATCGATGGTCGCGACCAGGATCTGCACCCGCACGAAGTTGCGCAGCGTCGACCAGCCGGC
This is a stretch of genomic DNA from Agromyces sp. SYSU T00194. It encodes these proteins:
- the ilvA gene encoding threonine ammonia-lyase, with the protein product MPVDHRDGPVHAAEGHDEQADATGARFPGPDLAAFEAAAAQVSRVARRTPMETSRFLAARLGVDVHLKCENLQRTGSYKLRGAYHRISQLTPEEQARGVVAASAGNHAQGVAYAARELGIRATIFMPVGVALPKLEATKAYGADVVLEGGEIAETLAAASAFARETGAVVIPPYDHPDVIAGQGTLGLEILEQAPDVETIIVPIGGGGLASGVASAAKQRAAELGRTIRVIGVQARNAAPYVPSLAAGEPVPVPVVPTIADGIAVYRPGVLNFDIIREAVDEVVTVSDDDIARALLVLLERAKLVVEPAGAVSVAAILSGQVVGSGPTVALLSGGNIDPLLMQRVVAHGLAASGRYLTLTIGLPDRPGQLARIAELIAEANANVVEVLHTRHGSDLMITEVALKMSVETRGPDHSAHVLRILREAGYDPVVGD